A single region of the Salvia miltiorrhiza cultivar Shanhuang (shh) chromosome 8, IMPLAD_Smil_shh, whole genome shotgun sequence genome encodes:
- the LOC130998696 gene encoding uncharacterized protein LOC130998696, which yields MEFVRYIYVRYNGVVDGIHYVGGATEVLPLLNETVASLIYSINNVLTMHSLSPNYQLYYLATNRFGRETKCVISDDDDVQGLLETAEYPMVYVEHNNDPVEEAYIPTFDFGQASGYGDDEAQSSQYETSYHARESAPPTQYFSWDGQLLDESAWNLNEMCGRFNQVRTDDDSDEEAVQPEDEAEEPDDDSDEEDEEYDPTNESGTDSAASEDLLDDDLIEFTATERAGWIRQSRTRHGNPTDSTGELSNWIVPLIPVDATTSLVARESELSRVADLGKNSFYNSKEELVLAVGFWNMKQGAEAKVVRSDQGRLYYKCKHSDKCKFDVRASCHGGGMWGVHKFKEHSCEGELGILKRIKAHSNVVAAYVEKRIRDDGEVIKPKSIMSELLREFGVRIKYDVALRARNLSLEKIYGRIDDSFILLPKYLYALTQANPGTVMDFEVDENNRFKHLFLALAASITPFFFSLRPVIVVDGTHLKGKNNGILFVAVTKDANEQVFPLAFGVGPIENDESWKWFLSNVRQTFGQPDNLLVVSDAHVSIANAVKSELPNATHGLCYYHLQNKIKGYGQAVVELFRQAAYAYTDSEFSRAMSAMAQLKPAAYGKLMRVGPEKWARSQSPVTRYSFLTSNAAEALNARLLWARRLPICSMLEAIRMVLEQWFNDRLAYAEESDDLLTPEAKQKISAEISKSRRYTAKRTSERKYRVRAGDRRFMVDLQAKSCECNEFDLDGMPCSHAIAAITEAKEPVEDYVEAYYLRSSLVQTYSGAVNHLPPLEHWEIPFEVASDIVLPNLSRRQAGRPRESRIPSAGERPTQRTTTADASSSLGKRAPKTCGLCGSPGHTRRACKGTGWEQ from the exons atggaattcgtgagatacatatatgtgagatacaacggagtcGTCGATGGTATACACTATGTTGGCGGGGCTACGGAGGTCCTTCCCCTCTTAAATGAAACAGTTGCGAGCCTGATATACAGCATCAACAATGTGCTGACAATGCATTCGTTGAGCCCGAActatcaattgtattatttggcgaccaatcgatttggaagggagacgaaatgcgtaataagtgacgacgatgatgtgcaaggcttgttggaaactgccgaatatcccatggtgtacgttgagcacaacaacgacccggtcgaagaagcgtacatccctacttttgattttggccaggcttcgggatacggagatgatgaagcacaatctagtcagtatgagacgtcgtatcatgctcgcgagagcgcgcctccaacacagtacttttcatgggatgggcaactgttggacgaatccgcatggaatctgaatgaaatgtgcgggagattcaaccaggtgcggacggatgacgattctgatgaagaagccgtacaacctgaagacgaagccgaagaacctgatgacgattctgatgaagaagacgaagaatacgatccaacgaacgagtcgggcacagattctgccgcctctgaggatttattagacgatgatctgatagagttcacggcgaccgagcgagcaggttggatccgacaaagtagaaCCCGTCATGGAAATCCGACGGACTCGACCGGTGAACTATCTAATTGGATAGTTCcgttgattccagtggacgccacgacttcgctcgttgctcgcgagagtgagctgtccagagttgctgatttggggaagaactctttttacaaCAGTAAAGAAGAATTGGTCCTTGCTGTTGGCTTCTGGAATATGAAGCAAGGGGCTGAGGCAAAAGTTGTACGCTCAGATCAGGGACGCCTCTATTACAAGTGCAAGCACTCTGATAAGTGCAAGTTCGATGTGCGTGCATCTTGTCACGGCGGAGGGATGTGGGGAGTGCATAAGTTTAAAGAGCACTCTTGCGAAGGGGAGTTGGGCATTTTGAAACGAATAAAGGCACATTCGAATGTGGTTGCAGCTTATGTGGAAAAAAGAATACGCGATGACggagaggtcattaagccgaaatctattatgtcggagttgttacgtgaatttggcgtcagaatcaaatatgatgtcgcgctgcgtgcaagaaatctcaGCTTAGAGAAGATATACGGTCGAATTGATGATTCGTTCATTCTTCTGCCCAAATATTTGTATGCCCTAACTCAAGCGAATCCAGGCACCGTGATGGATTTCGAAGTAGACGAAAACAACCGGTTCAAACATCTGTTTCTTGCTCTTGCGGCTTCCATCACACCTTTCTTCTTTTCGCTTCGGCCAGTGATTGTGGTCgacggcacacacttgaaggggaaAAACAATGGCATTTTGTTCGTCGCCGTGACAAAAGACGCAAACGAGCAAGTTTTTCCGTTGGCATTTGGTGTCGGgccgatcgagaatgatgagtcatGGAAGTGGTTCCTCTCAAATGTGAGACAAACTTTTGGTCAGCCCGACAACTTACTAGTTGTCTctgatgcgcatgtctccattgctaatgctgtgaagagcgagttaccaaatgctactcacggtCTTTGCTACTACCACTTGCAGAACAAAATTAAGGGCTACGGGCAAGCTGTTGTTGAGCTTTTCCGCCAGGCTGCATACGCCTACACGGACTCAGAATTTTCACGTGCAATGTCGGCTATGGCTCAATTGAAGCCGGCGGCGTACGGGAAGTTGATGCGCGTAGGCCCTgagaagtgggcacgatcacaaAGTCCGGTGACCCGTTATAGTTTTCTTACATCTAATGCTGCCGAGGCTTTGAATGCCCGTTTGTTGTGGGCCAGACGCCTTCCTATATGCTCCATGCTGGAGGCAATCAGGATGGTTCTGGAGCAGTGGTTCAATGACAGACTTGCGTATGCGGAAGAGAGCGATGACCTTCTTACTCCAGAGGCAAAACAGAAGATAAGTGCGGAGATCTCAAAGAGTCGTCGCTACACTGCGAAGAGGACCTCCGAGAGAAAATACAGGGTTCGTGCTGGTGATCGTCGCTTCATGGTTGACCTTCAAGCGAAGAGCTGTGAATGCAATGAATTCGACCTGGACGGCATgccgtgttctcatgcgatcgcagccattac TGAGGCGAAAGAGCCAGTGGAAGATTACGTGGAAGCTTACTACTTGCGGAGTTCACTGGTTCAAACATACTCCGGAGCAGTAAATCACTTGCCTCCCTTAGAGCACTGGGAAATTCCGTTTGAAGTTGCATCTGATATTGTTTTGCCAAACCTTTCTCGGCGACAAGCTGGTcgaccaagagaatctagaattcCTTCAGCTGGTGAGAGGCCGACTCAAAGGACCACAACAGCGGATGCATCAAGTAGTCTGGGAAAACGAGCACCCAAAACCTGTGGTCTATGTGGCTCGCCTGGCCACACACGTAGAGCATGCAAGGGTACGGGCTGGGAGCAGTAG
- the LOC130998694 gene encoding uncharacterized protein LOC130998694 yields MIAIARRNLSCLFVNTNSFLCNSNAHLFPSIHFFSTWRVKNLIPNPKIYDLLVNKHQFPPDLASLASSGLPKSRSPLRVDTLLLFLKENSFTATQLQKLVICYPRILGFTIESINFKFKVFQNLGLSPKEIAKIISGRTSILHSSYENGIIPKLSTLKCLLGSDHDVARLLIRCSWFLSADLEKTLMPNMEILKSYSIPMERILYFLHLRPRCFVVKPDILQKSVVRAIEFGVPWTSGVFIQAVSLFTHTSKGMWEVKVQTIRDLGFSDDDILTIFRKQPLVFAQTEEKMKNVVEHLLATGRYKISSIVTCPAALGYSVKKRIEPRLQILRLLESRSLIEKWPKLSAVATLTEDRFFDRFVKPYCDEIGEEHITKIYVEGRKR; encoded by the coding sequence ATGATTGCAATTGCACGCAGGAATCTCTCCTGTTTATTTGTAAACACTAATTCATTTCTCTGCAACTCCAATGCTCATCTCTTCCCGTCAATCCATTTCTTCTCCACTTGGAGGGTGAAAAACCTAATCCCTAACCCTAAAATCTACGATCTATTGGTCAACAAACACCAATTTCCTCCTGATTTAGCTTCACTAGCTTCATCGGGTTTACCTAAATCTAGAAGCCCCTTAAGAGTTGATACATTATTGTTATTCCTCAAAGAGAATAGCTTTACGGCTACTCAGCTGCAGAAACTCGTCATATGTTATCCTCGAATTCTAGGGTTTACCATTGAGAGcattaatttcaaattcaagGTATTCCAAAATTTGGGCCTTTCCCCCAAGGAGATTGCCAAGATAATATCCGGTCGTACGTCTATTTTACATTCAAGTTATGAGAATGGGATCATTCCCAAATTATCAACGCTAAAGTGCTTGCTGGGATCCGATCATGATGTGGCCAGACTTTTGATACGATGCAGCTGGTTTCTGTCAGCCGATTTGGAGAAAACCTTAATGCCAAATATGGAAATCTTGAAGAGCTATAGCATACCAATGGAGCGTATCCTTTATTTTCTCCATCTTCGCCCGAGATGTTTCGTGGTCAAGCCGGATATTTTGCAGAAATCTGTAGTCAGGGCTATAGAATTTGGGGTCCCTTGGACTTCAGGCGTTTTTATCCAAGCTGTGAGTCTTTTCACTCATACGAGTAAAGGAATGTGGGAAGTCAAGGTGCAAACGATCCGCGATTTGGGATTTTCTGATGATGATATACTCACAATATTTAGGAAGCAACCATTAGTTTTTGCACAAACTGAGGAGAAAATGAAGAACGTCGTAGAGCATCTGCTTGCTACCGGTAGGTACAAGATATCGAGCATTGTCACTTGTCCAGCGGCACTCGGGTACAGCGTGAAGAAGAGGATTGAGCCACGGTTGCAAATACTTAGACTCTTGGAAAGTAGGAGTCTGATTGAAAAGTGGCCAAAACTTTCAGCTGTTGCTACATTAACAGAGGATAGATTTTTTGACAGATTCGTTAAGCCTTACTGTGATGAGATTGGCGAAGAACACATCACAAAGATATATGTGGAAGGCAGAAAAAGATGA
- the LOC130998693 gene encoding uncharacterized protein LOC130998693, which yields MIATARRNLSCLFANPNSFLCNSNAHFFPSIHFFSTWRVENPNPEIHDLLLNKYQFHPVLASLTSSALPKSSCPIRADSVVSFLKENGFTATQLQKVVAYFDYRVLGFTIETMNFKFNVFRNLGLCPKGIAKIISENPVILHSNYEKRIIPRLSTLKCLLGSDHDVARLLKRRSHFLLINLEETLLPNMEILKSYSIPMELIRLHLLQLRPRFFLLDPDTVRRSVVWTIEFGIPHTSAVFIQAANLFTHTSEEMWEVKAQTLRDLGFSDDDILTIFKKQPSVFSQSEEKMKDVVEHLLATGRYKISSIVTCPVALRCSVKKTLEPRLQILRLLESMSLIEKWPSLSAVARLQEVRFFDRFVKPYCDEIGERTHHNDVCRGLKEEKLCKQRSSSFAIGSSRFCSLSCCEFESIV from the coding sequence ATGATTGCAACTGCACGCAGGAATCTCTCCTGTTTATTTGCAAACCCTAATTCATTTCTCTGCAACTCCAATGCTCATTTCTTCCCGTCAATCCATTTCTTCTCCACTTGGAGGGTGGAAAACCCTAACCCTGAAATCCACGATCTATTGCTCAACAAATACCAATTTCATCCTGTTTTAGCTTCACTAACTTCATCGGCTTTACCTAAATCTAGTTGCCCCATAAGAGCTGATTCAGTAGTGTCATTCCTCAAAGAGAATGGTTTTACGGCTACTCAGCTGCAGAAAGTCGTCGCATATTTTGATTATCGAGTTCTAGGGTTTACTATTGAGACcatgaatttcaaattcaatGTATTCCGAAATTTAGGCCTTTGCCCCAAGGGGATTGCCAAGATAATATCCGAAAATCCGGTTATTTTACATTCAAATTATGAGAAGAGGATCATTCCCAGACTATCGACGCTGAAGTGCTTGCTGGGATCCGATCATGATGTGGCCAGACTTTTGAAACGACGCAGCCATTTTCTGTTAATCAATTTGGAGGAAACCTTATTGCCAAATATGGAAATCTTGAAGAGCTATAGCATTCCAATGGAGCTTATCCGTCTTCATTTACTCCAACTTCGCCCGAGATTTTTCTTGCTCGATCCGGATACTGTGCGGAGATCTGTAGTCTGGACCATAGAATTTGGGATCCCTCATACTTCAGCTGTTTTTATCCAAGCTGCGAATCTTTTTACTCATACGAGTGAAGAGATGTGGGAAGTCAAGGCGCAAACTCTCCGCGATTTGGGATTTTCTGATGATGATATACTCACAATATTTAAGAAGCAACCATCAGTTTTTTCACAATCTGAGGAGAAAATGAAGGACGTCGTAGAGCATCTGCTTGCTACCGGTAGGTACAAGATATCGAGCATCGTCACTTGTCCAGTAGCACTCCGGTGCAGTGTGAAGAAGACGCTTGAGCCGCGTCTGCAAATACTTCGACTTTTGGAAAGTATGAGTCTGATTGAAAAGTGGCCATCTCTTTCCGCAGTTGCTAGATTACAAGAGGTTAGATTCTTTGACAGATTCGTTAAGCCTTATTGTGATGAGATTGGCGAAAGAACACATCACAACGATGTATGTCGAGGACTGAAAGAGGAGAAGCTTTGTAAGCAACGATCTTCGTCTTTTGCAATCGGAAGCTCAAGGTTTTGCTCCCTGTCTTGCTGTGAGTTTGAAAGCATAGTGTGA
- the LOC130998695 gene encoding uncharacterized protein LOC130998695: MIAVARRNLSCLFVNPNSFLCNSNAHLFPSIHFFSTWRVKNLIPNPKIYDLLVNKHQFPPDLASLASSCLPKASSPIGADSVVSFLKENSFTATQLQKVVTYDSRILGFTIESINFKFKVFQNLGLSPKEIAKIIFENTTILHSSYENRIIPKLSMLKCLLGSDHDVARLLIRCSWFLLADLEKTLMPNIEILKSYSIPMERILYFLHLRPRCFVVKPDIMQKSVVRAIEFGVPWTSGVFIQAVSLFTHTSKGMWEVKVQKIRDLGFSDDDMLTIFRKQPSVFAQSGKKMKNVTEILLATGKYDLSSIVTCPAALGYSMKKRIEPRLQILRLLESRSRIEKWPKLSAVATLTEGRFFDRFVKPYCDEIGEEHITKIYVEGRKR, encoded by the coding sequence ATGATTGCAGTTGCACGCAGGAATCTCTCCTGTTTATTTGTAAACCCTAATTCATTTCTCTGCAACTCCAATGCTCATCTCTTCCCGTCAATCCATTTCTTCTCCACTTGGAGGGTGAAAAACCTAATCCCTAACCCTAAAATCTACGATCTATTGGTCAACAAACACCAATTTCCTCCTGATTTAGCTTCACTAGCTTCATCGTGTTTACCTAAAGCTAGTAGCCCCATAGGAGCTGATTCAGTAGTGTCATTCCTCAAAGAGAATAGCTTTACGGCTACTCAGCTGCAGAAAGTCGTCACATATGATTCTCGAATTCTAGGGTTTACCATTGAGAGcattaatttcaaattcaagGTATTCCAAAATTTGGGCCTTTCCCCCAAGGAGATTGCCAAGATAATATTCGAAAATACGACTATTTTACATTCAAGTTATGAGAATAGGATCATTCCGAAATTATCGATGCTAAAGTGCTTGCTGGGATCCGATCATGATGTGGCCAGACTTTTGATACGATGCAGCTGGTTTCTGTTAGCCGATTTGGAGAAAACCTTAATGccaaatattgaaatcttgAAGAGCTATAGCATACCAATGGAGCGTATCCTTTATTTTCTCCATCTTCGCCCGAGATGTTTCGTGGTCAAGCCGGATATTATGCAGAAATCTGTAGTCAGGGCTATAGAATTTGGGGTCCCTTGGACTTCAGGCGTTTTTATCCAAGCTGTGAGTCTTTTCACTCATACGAGTAAAGGGATGTGGGAAGTCAAGGTGCAAAAGATCCGCGATTTGGGATTTTCTGATGATGATATGCTCACAATATTTAGAAAGCAACCATCAGTTTTTGCACAATCTgggaagaaaatgaagaatgtCACAGAGATTCTGCTTGCTACCGGTAAGTACGATCTATCCAGCATTGTCACTTGTCCAGCAGCACTCGGGTACAGTATGAAGAAGAGGATTGAGCCGCGATTGCAAATACTTAGACTCTTGGAAAGTAGGAGTCGGATTGAAAAGTGGCCAAAACTTTCAGCCGTTGCTACATTAACAGAGGGTAGATTTTTTGACAGATTCGTTAAGCCTTATTGTGATGAGATTGGCGAAGAACACATCACAAAGATATATGTGGAAGGCAGAAAAAGATGA
- the LOC130999235 gene encoding uncharacterized protein LOC130999235 isoform X1 yields MIAIARRNLSCLFANPNSFLCNSNAHFFTSIHFFSTWRVENPNPEIHDLLLNKYQFHPVLASLTSSGLPKSSCPIRADSVVSFLKENGFTATQLQKVVAYFDYRVLGFTIETMNFKFNVFRNLGLCPKGIAKIISENPVILHSNYEKRIIPRLSTLKRLLGSDHDVARLLKRCSWFLTADLEKTLMPNMEILKSYSIPMVHILHFLHLRPRCFVVKPDIMQKSVVRAIEFGVPWTSGVFIQAVNLFTHTSEGMWEVKVQTLRDLGFSDDDILTIFRKQPLVFSQSGKKMKNVTELLLATVFLTDLLSLIVMRLAKNTSQRYMSRQKEMKLCKQRFSPLQSDAQSFGPCPAVSVKAYCDDVASEG; encoded by the exons ATGATTGCAATTGCACGCAGGAATCTCTCCTGTTTATTTGCAAACCCTAATTCATTTCTCTGCAACTCCAATGCTCATTTCTTCACGTCAATCCATTTCTTCTCCACTTGGAGGGTGGAAAACCCTAACCCTGAAATCCACGATCTATTGCTCAACAAATACCAATTTCATCCTGTTTTAGCTTCACTAACTTCATCGGGTTTACCTAAATCTAGTTGCCCCATAAGAGCTGATTCAGTAGTGTCATTCCTCAAAGAGAATGGCTTTACGGCTACTCAGCTGCAGAAAGTCGTCGCATATTTTGATTATCGAGTTCTAGGGTTTACTATTGAGACcatgaatttcaaattcaatGTATTCCGAAATTTAGGCCTTTGCCCCAAGGGGATTGCCAAGATAATATCCGAAAATCCGGTTATTTTACATTCAAATTATGAGAAAAGGATCATTCCCAGACTATCGACGCTAAAGCGCTTGCTGGGATCCGATCATGATGTGGCCAGACTTTTGAAACGATGCAGCTGGTTTCTGACAGCCGATTTGGAGAAAACCTTAATGCCAAATATGGAAATCTTGAAGAGCTATAGCATACCAATGGTGCatatccttcattttctccATCTTCGCCCGAGATGTTTCGTGGTCAAGCCGGATATTATGCAGAAATCTGTAGTCAGGGCTATAGAATTTGGGGTCCCTTGGACTTCAGGCGTTTTTATCCAAGCTGTGAATCTTTTCACTCATACGAGTGAAGGGATGTGGGAAGTCAAGGTGCAAACGCTCCGCGATTTGGGATTTTCTGATGATGATATACTCACAATATTTAGGAAGCAACCATTGGTTTTCTCACAATCTgggaagaaaatgaagaatgtCACAGAGCTTCTGCTTGCTACCG TTTTTTTGACAGATTTGTTGAGCCTTATCGTGATGAGATTGGCGAAGAACACATCACAAAGATATATGTCAAGACAAAAAGAGATGAAACTTTGTAAGCAACGATTTTCGCCTTTGCAATCGGATGCTCAAAGTTTTGGTCCCTGTCCTGCTGTGAGTGTGAAAGCATACTGCGATGATGTGGCGTCGGAGGGCTGA
- the LOC130999235 gene encoding uncharacterized protein LOC130999235 isoform X2, protein MIAIARRNLSCLFANPNSFLCNSNAHFFTSIHFFSTWRVENPNPEIHDLLLNKYQFHPVLASLTSSGLPKSSCPIRADSVVSFLKENGFTATQLQKVVAYFDYRVLGFTIETMNFKFNVFRNLGLCPKGIAKIISENPVILHSNYEKRIIPRLSTLKRLLGSDHDVARLLKRCSWFLTADLEKTLMPNMEILKSYSIPMVHILHFLHLRPRCFVVKPDIMQKSVVRAIEFGVPWTSGVFIQAVNLFTHTSEGMWEVKVQTLRDLGFSDDDILTIFRKQPLVFSQSGKKMKNVTELLLATDLLSLIVMRLAKNTSQRYMSRQKEMKLCKQRFSPLQSDAQSFGPCPAVSVKAYCDDVASEG, encoded by the exons ATGATTGCAATTGCACGCAGGAATCTCTCCTGTTTATTTGCAAACCCTAATTCATTTCTCTGCAACTCCAATGCTCATTTCTTCACGTCAATCCATTTCTTCTCCACTTGGAGGGTGGAAAACCCTAACCCTGAAATCCACGATCTATTGCTCAACAAATACCAATTTCATCCTGTTTTAGCTTCACTAACTTCATCGGGTTTACCTAAATCTAGTTGCCCCATAAGAGCTGATTCAGTAGTGTCATTCCTCAAAGAGAATGGCTTTACGGCTACTCAGCTGCAGAAAGTCGTCGCATATTTTGATTATCGAGTTCTAGGGTTTACTATTGAGACcatgaatttcaaattcaatGTATTCCGAAATTTAGGCCTTTGCCCCAAGGGGATTGCCAAGATAATATCCGAAAATCCGGTTATTTTACATTCAAATTATGAGAAAAGGATCATTCCCAGACTATCGACGCTAAAGCGCTTGCTGGGATCCGATCATGATGTGGCCAGACTTTTGAAACGATGCAGCTGGTTTCTGACAGCCGATTTGGAGAAAACCTTAATGCCAAATATGGAAATCTTGAAGAGCTATAGCATACCAATGGTGCatatccttcattttctccATCTTCGCCCGAGATGTTTCGTGGTCAAGCCGGATATTATGCAGAAATCTGTAGTCAGGGCTATAGAATTTGGGGTCCCTTGGACTTCAGGCGTTTTTATCCAAGCTGTGAATCTTTTCACTCATACGAGTGAAGGGATGTGGGAAGTCAAGGTGCAAACGCTCCGCGATTTGGGATTTTCTGATGATGATATACTCACAATATTTAGGAAGCAACCATTGGTTTTCTCACAATCTgggaagaaaatgaagaatgtCACAGAGCTTCTGCTTGCTACCG ATTTGTTGAGCCTTATCGTGATGAGATTGGCGAAGAACACATCACAAAGATATATGTCAAGACAAAAAGAGATGAAACTTTGTAAGCAACGATTTTCGCCTTTGCAATCGGATGCTCAAAGTTTTGGTCCCTGTCCTGCTGTGAGTGTGAAAGCATACTGCGATGATGTGGCGTCGGAGGGCTGA